The Ovis aries strain OAR_USU_Benz2616 breed Rambouillet chromosome 2, ARS-UI_Ramb_v3.0, whole genome shotgun sequence nucleotide sequence tttatttttattttgggggacagCAATTCATATGCTTTTCTTTCAAATCGTAGAGGTGGATTTTGGCACGTTATTAAGGGCTTCAATGGTAAAATGGTTTTTGTTTGCAATCGCAATgtgctatattttttttttatgcttcAGTGAATACTGGTTTAGTTTCCTTAAAAGCACCTGCTGATGCTTCTCAtatcatttcctttccatggcaACCAACCCCTTTGATCATCACCATCTCTCTTGAGTTTTCATTCATCTAAACTTTACTAGAAAAGtcataaagtatttattttctattgtgaCAAGACAACACACAAGTATTTAAGTTAATGATGATCCATACACTTGCCCTTCAACTTGCCCATTCAGATGactgaattttattaattttccccAAATCTTCTCCAGACAATTATATTTAGCCTTAATGACCGCAATGAAATAACTTTGGCTGTAAAATACAAGTGACACTCTGGAGCCTTTTGAATTggtgaacaaataaaaattacaaagacTCATTTAGTCTCTGTGAAGCATCTCGAAAGCCAATATTGGTCAGTGCTTCACCTGTTGGTCACATTCCAGGAAATGAGGTCATGACCaaggagaaaaagacattttaatagTTGACTCTTATTAAAGTTTTGTTATTCATGTAATTTCCCAGTATTAACAGTataattcagattttcttttatctATCGTACAGACTAAGTAATGATTAGGatttaagaaatttgaaatttaGAAATTTCTACAATTTTGGTAGAAATTGTCTTGTTAATATTTAGGTCATCTCAAACAAAGTCTATagcaattatttatttgtattaccGAAATTTAATCTTAGATGACTTCTAAAACTTTATTCTAGGAACATTTCAATGCCCCCAAAACTGGTCTTGGCATTTGTTGGTCAAGTTAGCTAAAATTATTTAATGcatattattataaattaattggCCTTCTGCCCATGGGTTACCAATTCACTttacaatgagaaaagaaaaggtttgGCTGAAATCAATTCTTTCCCATATTTAGATTATAGATTATATAGGTTATTTTGTATCCTAATGTTAACTacttattaaattttctttaatttgtaatttttatctGTAGAAGGCATATGACATTTTTTCTACTATAGTACACATCATGAACTGTTTAGAgagaccaaacaaacaaacaaaaaaagagtatTCAAAATATACTCTTATTTCAATTTCTGTACACATTAATCCACAGTGGGAGTTTATTGTACCAATCATACAAATATATCTCAGTcctgacattttcattttcatttttaaatgaatagcaTGCTTGCATGTTTCATAGTTTTTCTCTCAAGCCTACCATTCATTTgccatttcaaaaaataattttaagcttACTGCCTGAAATCCCTTGCctattatgtttaaaaatcaaCCCAATTACTTCAGGTTTACTTACAGCCTCGAAGATGGAGTTTCATGATCAACAGGAATTGACTCCCTCTCCAGCCGAGCCATTagacaagaaggaaaaggaaccagagacaCAAAGAAAGCCTGGTGAAGACCTTAAGCATGCTGCCTTAGTTTCTCAGCTGGAAATGACTGAAACTTCCCCTGATAAAAAGGACGCACAAggcacagaagaagaaaaagcaccTCCCACTCTGTTTGGGCACACTCTTGGTGCCAGCCTAGAAGATACAAAACCCAAGACAGAACCAAGCCTAGTGGTACCTGATATTGGCCTTCCTGCAGAGCCCACAGCTGCAAAAGAACAGAAGGACTGGTTCATCCAAATGCCGACGGAAGCCAAAAAGGACGAGTGGGGTTTAGTTGCTCCCGTGTCTCCTGGCCCCCTAACACCCATGAAGGAAAAAGATGTACTTGAGGATATCCCAAAATGGGAAGGCAAACAATTTGATTCTCCCATGCCGAGTCCCTTTCAGGGTGGAAGCTTCACTCTTCCTTTTGACATCTCAAAGAATGAAATAGTTGCAGCAGCATCACCCTTTGCTCCCGCCCTGTTACAGCCAGATGACCAAAAATCTCTGGAAGAAACTGGTAGCCCAGCAACTGCCAAAGATAGTTCTCAAGTTGAAGAGCCACAGAAGGATCAACCTGACAAAATAGCAGAAGCACCAGCCCCAGAGGCAGTTGCTGCACCCAAAGATGCTCACGTTTCAATTGTGGAAGAGTGTGTCCCAGAGAAAGTTTCAGGAGAAGAGGAAGGGGTGATAAAGGAAGAGAGTGTGCAGATAAAAGAGACTCCCACCCTCAGCGGACAGGAATCTACACTTGCTGAAATGGAACCTCACCTAAAGCTGGAAGAACAAACAACCATTTCTGACAAAGAAGCCGTGCCAAAAGAGAGTGAACCGCCAAAAttgatagatgaagaaacaaatatAATTCAACCTTCCACAGAGCACACTTACtccaaaaaagaagagatgggcCAGGAGCCTCCCACAGATATATTAAAACAGGACTCATTCCCTGTAAGTTTGGAGCAAGCAGTTACTGATTCAGCCGTGACCACTCAGACACCGGAAAAAATCATGACTGAACCAACTGCGCTAAGTGAAAAGAGTGCCACCCAGGAGCTCTTTGAAGAAAAAGTTGCTGACAAAGATCATAAGGTAGAAGTTGGAGCTGTAACATCAGCTGAGCTTGACATGCCATTTTATGAAGACAAGTCAGGAATGTCCAAGTACTTTGAAACATCCGCCCTGAAAGAGGAAGTGACCAAAAGCATCCAGCCAGTCAGTGACTACTATGAACTCAGTGACACAAGAGAAAGTGCCCAAGAGGCTTTTGATGCTGTATCTCCCATGCATAAGGATGGCGACAAGACACTTCCAGAAGAAGAACCTCAGCCCAGTGCTCCAGCCCAAGAAGCAGGGTATAGCACTCTCGCACAGAGTCATCCAGCTGACTTACCAGAAGAACCCAGTTCTCCCCAAGAGAGAATGTTCACCATTGATCCAAAAGTATATGGAGAGAAAAGGGATCTCCACAGTAAGAATAAGGATGATCTGACACTAAGCAGGAGCTTAGGACTTGGTGGTAGGTCTGCAATAGAACAAAGAAGCATGTCCATCAATTTGCCCATGTCTTGCCTGGATTCCATAGCCCTTGGGTTTAACTTCGGTCGAGGGCATGATCTTTCCCCCCTGGCTTCTGACATTCTAACCAACACTAGTGGAAGTATGGATGAAGGAGATGATTACCTTCCAGCCACAACACCTGCCGTGGACAAAGCCCCTTGCTTCCCAAccgaaagcaaagaagaaaaagaacaggtaaaggaagaaaaagatactGGAGAGGAAAATGCCCGAGTCGAGACATCATGTGAGTCGCCTTTCCTAGCCAAAGATTATTACAAAAATGGTACTGTCATGGCCCCTGACTTGCCTGAAATGCTAGACCTGGCAGGCACACGGTCAAGATTAGCTTCCGTGAGTGCAGACACTGAAGTTGCCAGGAGAAAATCAGTCCCATCAGAGACTGTGTTGGAGGAGAGTAGCACTGGCTTGCCCCCTGTCACTGATGAAAACCACATCATCGTTAAAACTGACAGTCAACTCGAAGACCTGGGCTACTGTGTGTTCAATAAGTACACAGTCCCCCTCCCATCACCTGTTCAAGACAGTGAGAATTTATCTGGAGAGAGTGGTTCCTTTTATGAAGGCACTGATGATAAAGCACGAAGAGATTTGGCCACTGATCTTTCATTAATTGAAGTCAAGCTGGCAGCTGCCGGAAGAGTAAAAGATGAAGTCAGTGCTGAGAAGGAAGCATCCCCACCTATCTCTGGTGACAAATCAGGACTGAGTAGGGAGTTTGATCAGGAGAAGAAAGCCAATGATAAGCTGGATACTGTCCTAGAGAAAAGTGAAGAACATGCTGATTCAAAAGAGCACACCAAGGAAACAGAAGATGCTGGTGATGAAGTTGAAACTCTTGGATTAGGAGTGACCCAGGAGCAAGCTTCAGCCAGAGAACTGATGATCTCTAAAGATGCATCACCTGTCATGgctgagaaagcagagaaagtTCTTAGTTCAGTGCCAGAGGTAGCTGAGGTAGAACCGTCCAAAAAAGCTGAACCAGAACTGGAtttggctgtgaagaaagctgaacaagGTCAGTTAGATATTAAAATCAGTGACTTTGGACAGATGGCCTCAGGCCTACATGTAGATGCTGGAGAGGCAGCAGAGCTTAAACTTGAGGCTACCCAGGACCTTGCTCCCTCATCCACAGCCCCTCAGGAGGTAGATGCATTTATGGGTGTTGAGTCCAGCCACGTGAAAGAAGGCACCAAAGTTAGTGAAACAGAAGTCAAGGAGAAGGTGGCTAAGCCTGACTTGGTGCACCAGGAGGCCGTGGACAAAGAAGAATCCTATGAGTCCAGCGGTGAGCATGAAAGCCTCACCATGGAGTCCTTGAAAGCCGATGAGGGCAAGAAGGAAACTTCCCCAGAATCTTCTCTAATTCAAGACGAGATTGCCATCAAATTGTCTGTGGAAATACCCTGTGCACCTGTTGTTTCAGAGGCTGATGTAGCCGCAGATGAGAGAGCTGATGTCCAGATGGAATTTATTCAGCTGCCGAAAGAAGAAAGCCAGGAGACCCCGGATATTTCCATCACGCCCTCCGATGTTACCGAGCAGTTGCCTGAAGCTGCCAGAGCTGAACCAGCAGAGGCTCAGAGCGAGGAAGAAGAGATCGAAGCCCGGGGAGAATATGACAAGTTGCTCTTCCGCTCAGACACCCTTCAGATTACCGACCTGGGTGCCCCAGGTGTCAGGGAGGAGTTTGTGGAGACCTGTCCTGGTGAGCACAAAGGAGTGATTGAGTCTGTTGTAACCATCGAGGACGACTTCATCACTGTCGTGCAAACCACAACTGATGAAGGGGAGTCAGGTTCCCACAGTGTCCGTTTTGCAGCCCTCGAGCAGCCCGAGGTGGGAAGGAGACCATCACCCCATGCCGAAGAAGAACTTGAAGTAGAAGAGGCAGCTGAAGCCCAGGCTGAACCCAAGGACGGTTCTCCAGAGGCTCCGGCTTCCCCTGAGAGAGAAGAGGTTGGACTCTCAGAATATAAGACAGAAACCTATGAGGATTACAGAGATGAAACCACCATTGATGACTCCATCATGGATGCTGACAGCCTCTGGGTGGACACTCAAGGTGTGCattctatttttcaattttctaCTCCCAAATAAAATCCAGTATCCTAttggaaaaacttttttttttcattttagacattttaaaatgtccctttatctctttattttgcGTTGTGTTAGACAGATGGAGGATTTTGTACATTTGTTACTaatgttgtcgttgttgttgttgtcatggTTTGCTCTGATCCACAGATGATGATAGAAGCATCATGACAGAACAGTTAGAAACTATCCCTAAAGAGGAGAAAGCTGAAAAGGAAGCTCGGAGATCATCTCTTGAGaaacatagaaaagaaaagcCTTTTAAAACCGGGAGAGGCAGAATTTCCACTCCTGAAAGAAAAATAGCTAAAAAGGAACCTAGCACAGTCTCCAGAGATGaagtgagaaggaaaaaaggtTCATTTCACAATCACTTctttataaatgtttttgaaGTAATTCATTATTACTCTTTTGTAGAAGAAACTGCCTAACCGTGGTAACTAATTATTGATGAAATTTCGTTTGGTTTTGCTCCAAGTGTGTATTTTTCTCCTGATGGTatgctttctgtgttttcttattcATAGCAGTTTATAAGAAGGCTGAACTTGCTAAAAAAACAGAAGTTCAGGCCCACTCTCCCTCcaggaaattcattttaaaacctGCTATCAAATATACTAGACCAACTCATCTCTCCTGTGTTAAGCGGAAAACGACAGGTGACTGTTCAATTCTGCAATGTGGCTGGCAAACAtagacatgtatttttttttatctcattACCTTAGcagcttcattttgtttttcttccaagaatctcAGCAGTCATGAACAGTTTCACTATTAAGTGTCTTgtatcattattctttttttatcccCTTCCCTACAGAAGAGGTCATGACCATCTGTTTCTTTGTCATGCTCAGACTTAACAGTGATTGTATCTTGGCATTGTGCTCTAGTGTCACGTTCTGGGGATTCCTGTTTTCATTCTGTGTGTTTGGTTAGACGATGGCGATGAATATAACCGTGGTATGCATTCtcattattttgcttatttactCCCTCATGCTTAAACCCATACGTATTTGTCCTAGTTCCTATATTGTTACTGCCAAATCTGTTACTGATGTTGATGAATTTACTGAGGACCACCAAGAATGCATAGGGATTTTGAGATGGAGAATGAGAAGCAAATCTGGGATAAAATTGTGGTTGAAAAATTACTTTGCtttcagatgaaagaaaaaaaaaaaggaaaaagaaactgtctggtaatcccatcagagtttatttttcataTCCAAAATTAGCTAGGCTTTCTGACAATACTGCATCTCTTGGTTGACATTTTGTCCTTGGAATCTTCTTAAAATGTGCTGgattcaaaatattaaatttccCCCTATAATTTAGTGGTCAAAAATTCAATCAATTTAATAAACCCCTTCCTCCAAATATCTCAGAATTTAGGTTTATTTTCTATCTTGCTGTCTTCTTATTGTTCTGTCGTCTTCAAATGTACTTTGTTTTTACTGTTTAAATAAGCAGTGGAATAAGGAGCGAAACATGTTACAAACCATAATAAAAGCCTCTATGTAATATCCATAATGCAAACTCTATTCCTCAATTTCAGTGCaaagtatgtattttaaatgtataatcatATTAGGATACT carries:
- the MAP2 gene encoding microtubule-associated protein 2 isoform X10, translating into MADDRKDEAKAPHWTSAQLTEASAQPHPPEIKDQGGAGEGLVRSANGFPYREDEEGAFGEHGSQGTYSNTKENGINGELTSADRETAEEVSARIVQVVTAEAVAVLKGEQEKEAQPKDQPPALPLAAEETANLPPSPPPSPASEQTVPVEEEEETLESPMAEEEKPATLPEKECGAAKVSDQPTGLREGQVESSAEAQVVPADSAPAGAPQEKSVKEVTVTEVSPEVKTPSSAGEGLLTASKMEFHDQQELTPSPAEPLDKKEKEPETQRKPGEDLKHAALVSQLEMTETSPDKKDAQGTEEEKAPPTLFGHTLGASLEDTKPKTEPSLVVPDIGLPAEPTAAKEQKDWFIQMPTEAKKDEWGLVAPVSPGPLTPMKEKDVLEDIPKWEGKQFDSPMPSPFQGGSFTLPFDISKNEIVAAASPFAPALLQPDDQKSLEETGSPATAKDSSQVEEPQKDQPDKIAEAPAPEAVAAPKDAHVSIVEECVPEKVSGEEEGVIKEESVQIKETPTLSGQESTLAEMEPHLKLEEQTTISDKEAVPKESEPPKLIDEETNIIQPSTEHTYSKKEEMGQEPPTDILKQDSFPVSLEQAVTDSAVTTQTPEKIMTEPTALSEKSATQELFEEKVADKDHKVEVGAVTSAELDMPFYEDKSGMSKYFETSALKEEVTKSIQPVSDYYELSDTRESAQEAFDAVSPMHKDGDKTLPEEEPQPSAPAQEAGYSTLAQSHPADLPEEPSSPQERMFTIDPKVYGEKRDLHSKNKDDLTLSRSLGLGGRSAIEQRSMSINLPMSCLDSIALGFNFGRGHDLSPLASDILTNTSGSMDEGDDYLPATTPAVDKAPCFPTESKEEKEQVKEEKDTGEENARVETSCESPFLAKDYYKNGTVMAPDLPEMLDLAGTRSRLASVSADTEVARRKSVPSETVLEESSTGLPPVTDENHIIVKTDSQLEDLGYCVFNKYTVPLPSPVQDSENLSGESGSFYEGTDDKARRDLATDLSLIEVKLAAAGRVKDEVSAEKEASPPISGDKSGLSREFDQEKKANDKLDTVLEKSEEHADSKEHTKETEDAGDEVETLGLGVTQEQASARELMISKDASPVMAEKAEKVLSSVPEVAEVEPSKKAEPELDLAVKKAEQGQLDIKISDFGQMASGLHVDAGEAAELKLEATQDLAPSSTAPQEVDAFMGVESSHVKEGTKVSETEVKEKVAKPDLVHQEAVDKEESYESSGEHESLTMESLKADEGKKETSPESSLIQDEIAIKLSVEIPCAPVVSEADVAADERADVQMEFIQLPKEESQETPDISITPSDVTEQLPEAARAEPAEAQSEEEEIEARGEYDKLLFRSDTLQITDLGAPGVREEFVETCPGEHKGVIESVVTIEDDFITVVQTTTDEGESGSHSVRFAALEQPEVGRRPSPHAEEELEVEEAAEAQAEPKDGSPEAPASPEREEVGLSEYKTETYEDYRDETTIDDSIMDADSLWVDTQDDDRSIMTEQLETIPKEEKAEKEARRSSLEKHRKEKPFKTGRGRISTPERKIAKKEPSTVSRDEVRRKKAVYKKAELAKKTEVQAHSPSRKFILKPAIKYTRPTHLSCVKRKTTAGAESPQAPSVFKQAKDKVSDGVTKSPEKRSSLPRPSSILPPRRGVSGDRDENSFSLNSSISSSARRTTRSEPIRRAGKSGTSTPTTPGSTAITPGTPPSYSSRTPGTPGTPSYPRTPHTPGTPKSAILVPSEKKVAIIRTPPKSPATPKQLRLINQPLPDLKNVKSKIGSTDNIKYQPKGGQVRILNKKIDFSKVQSRCGSKDNIKHSAGGGNVQIVTKKIDLSHVTSKCGSLKNIRHRPGGGRVKIESVKLDFKEKAQAKVGSLDNAHHVPGGGNVKIDSQKLNFREHAKARVDHGAEIITQSPGRSSVASPRRLSNVSSSGSINLLESPQLATLAEDVTAALAKQGL
- the MAP2 gene encoding microtubule-associated protein 2 isoform X1, with the protein product MADDRKDEAKAPHWTSAQLTEASAQPHPPEIKDQGGAGEGLVRSANGFPYREDEEGAFGEHGSQGTYSNTKENGINGELTSADRETAEEVSARIVQVVTAEAVAVLKGEQEKEAQPKDQPPALPLAAEETANLPPSPPPSPASEQTVPVEEEEETLESPMAEEEKPATLPEKECGAAKVSDQPTGLREGQVESSAEAQVVPADSAPAGAPQEKSVKEVTVTEVSPEVKTPSSAGEGLLTASKMEFHDQQELTPSPAEPLDKKEKEPETQRKPGEDLKHAALVSQLEMTETSPDKKDAQGTEEEKAPPTLFGHTLGASLEDTKPKTEPSLVVPDIGLPAEPTAAKEQKDWFIQMPTEAKKDEWGLVAPVSPGPLTPMKEKDVLEDIPKWEGKQFDSPMPSPFQGGSFTLPFDISKNEIVAAASPFAPALLQPDDQKSLEETGSPATAKDSSQVEEPQKDQPDKIAEAPAPEAVAAPKDAHVSIVEECVPEKVSGEEEGVIKEESVQIKETPTLSGQESTLAEMEPHLKLEEQTTISDKEAVPKESEPPKLIDEETNIIQPSTEHTYSKKEEMGQEPPTDILKQDSFPVSLEQAVTDSAVTTQTPEKIMTEPTALSEKSATQELFEEKVADKDHKVEVGAVTSAELDMPFYEDKSGMSKYFETSALKEEVTKSIQPVSDYYELSDTRESAQEAFDAVSPMHKDGDKTLPEEEPQPSAPAQEAGYSTLAQSHPADLPEEPSSPQERMFTIDPKVYGEKRDLHSKNKDDLTLSRSLGLGGRSAIEQRSMSINLPMSCLDSIALGFNFGRGHDLSPLASDILTNTSGSMDEGDDYLPATTPAVDKAPCFPTESKEEKEQVKEEKDTGEENARVETSCESPFLAKDYYKNGTVMAPDLPEMLDLAGTRSRLASVSADTEVARRKSVPSETVLEESSTGLPPVTDENHIIVKTDSQLEDLGYCVFNKYTVPLPSPVQDSENLSGESGSFYEGTDDKARRDLATDLSLIEVKLAAAGRVKDEVSAEKEASPPISGDKSGLSREFDQEKKANDKLDTVLEKSEEHADSKEHTKETEDAGDEVETLGLGVTQEQASARELMISKDASPVMAEKAEKVLSSVPEVAEVEPSKKAEPELDLAVKKAEQGQLDIKISDFGQMASGLHVDAGEAAELKLEATQDLAPSSTAPQEVDAFMGVESSHVKEGTKVSETEVKEKVAKPDLVHQEAVDKEESYESSGEHESLTMESLKADEGKKETSPESSLIQDEIAIKLSVEIPCAPVVSEADVAADERADVQMEFIQLPKEESQETPDISITPSDVTEQLPEAARAEPAEAQSEEEEIEARGEYDKLLFRSDTLQITDLGAPGVREEFVETCPGEHKGVIESVVTIEDDFITVVQTTTDEGESGSHSVRFAALEQPEVGRRPSPHAEEELEVEEAAEAQAEPKDGSPEAPASPEREEVGLSEYKTETYEDYRDETTIDDSIMDADSLWVDTQDDDRSIMTEQLETIPKEEKAEKEARRSSLEKHRKEKPFKTGRGRISTPERKIAKKEPSTVSRDEVRRKKAVYKKAELAKKTEVQAHSPSRKFILKPAIKYTRPTHLSCVKRKTTAAGAESPQAPSVFKQAKDKVSNSTLSKIPALQGSTKSPRCSSACPSATKRATFSDSLFTQPTSAGSTGRLPYSESGNKDGVTKSPEKRSSLPRPSSILPPRRGVSGDRDENSFSLNSSISSSARRTTRSEPIRRAGKSGTSTPTTPGSTAITPGTPPSYSSRTPGTPGTPSYPRTPHTPGTPKSAILVPSEKKVAIIRTPPKSPATPKQLRLINQPLPDLKNVKSKIGSTDNIKYQPKGGQVRILNKKIDFSKVQSRCGSKDNIKHSAGGGNVQIVTKKIDLSHVTSKCGSLKNIRHRPGGGRVKIESVKLDFKEKAQAKVGSLDNAHHVPGGGNVKIDSQKLNFREHAKARVDHGAEIITQSPGRSSVASPRRLSNVSSSGSINLLESPQLATLAEDVTAALAKQGL
- the MAP2 gene encoding microtubule-associated protein 2 isoform X33 encodes the protein MADDRKDEAKAPHWTSAQLTEASAQPHPPEIKDQGGAGEGLVRSANGFPYREDEEGAFGEHGSQGTYSNTKENGINGELTSADRETAEEVSARIVQVVTAEAVAVLKGEQEKEAQPKDQPPALPLAEETANLPPSPPPSPASEQTVPVEEEEETLESPMAEEEKPATLPEKECGAAKVSDQPTGLREGQVESSAEAQVVPADSAPAGAPQEKSVKEVTVTEVSPEVKTPSSAGEGLLTASKMEFHDQQELTPSPAEPLDKKEKEPETQRKPGEDLKHAALVSQLEMTETSPDKKDAQGTEEEKAPPTLFGHTLGASLEDTKPKTEPSLVVPDIGLPAEPTAAKEQKDWFIQMPTEAKKDEWGLVAPVSPGPLTPMKEKDVLEDIPKWEGKQFDSPMPSPFQGGSFTLPFDISKNEIVAAASPFAPALLQPDDQKSLEETGSPATAKDSSQVEEPQKDQPDKIAEAPAPEAVAAPKDAHVSIVEECVPEKVSGEEEGVIKEESVQIKETPTLSGQESTLAEMEPHLKLEEQTTISDKEAVPKESEPPKLIDEETNIIQPSTEHTYSKKEEMGQEPPTDILKQDSFPVSLEQAVTDSAVTTQTPEKIMTEPTALSEKSATQELFEEKVADKDHKVEVGAVTSAELDMPFYEDKSGMSKYFETSALKEEVTKSIQPVSDYYELSDTRESAQEAFDAVSPMHKDGDKTLPEEEPQPSAPAQEAGYSTLAQSHPADLPEEPSSPQERMFTIDPKVYGEKRDLHSKNKDDLTLSRSLGLGGRSAIEQRSMSINLPMSCLDSIALGFNFGRGHDLSPLASDILTNTSGSMDEGDDYLPATTPAVDKAPCFPTESKEEKEQVKEEKDTGEENARVETSCESPFLAKDYYKNGTVMAPDLPEMLDLAGTRSRLASVSADTEVARRKSVPSETVLEESSTGLPPVTDENHIIVKTDSQLEDLGYCVFNKYTVPLPSPVQDSENLSGESGSFYEGTDDKARRDLATDLSLIEVKLAAAGRVKDEVSAEKEASPPISGDKSGLSREFDQEKKANDKLDTVLEKSEEHADSKEHTKETEDAGDEVETLGLGVTQEQASARELMISKDASPVMAEKAEKVLSSVPEVAEVEPSKKAEPELDLAVKKAEQGQLDIKISDFGQMASGLHVDAGEAAELKLEATQDLAPSSTAPQEVDAFMGVESSHVKEGTKVSETEVKEKVAKPDLVHQEAVDKEESYESSGEHESLTMESLKADEGKKETSPESSLIQDEIAIKLSVEIPCAPVVSEADVAADERADVQMEFIQLPKEESQETPDISITPSDVTEQLPEAARAEPAEAQSEEEEIEARGEYDKLLFRSDTLQITDLGAPGVREEFVETCPGEHKGVIESVVTIEDDFITVVQTTTDEGESGSHSVRFAALEQPEVGRRPSPHAEEELEVEEAAEAQAEPKDGSPEAPASPEREEVGLSEYKTETYEDYRDETTIDDSIMDADSLWVDTQDDDRSIMTEQLETIPKEEKAEKEARRSSLEKHRKEKPFKTGRGRISTPERKIAKKEPSTVSRDEVRRKKVYKKAELAKKTEVQAHSPSRKFILKPAIKYTRPTHLSCVKRKTTAAGAESPQAPSVFKQAKDKVSDGVTKSPEKRSSLPRPSSILPPRRGVSGDRDENSFSLNSSISSSARRTTRSEPIRRAGKSGTSTPTTPGSTAITPGTPPSYSSRTPGTPGTPSYPRTPHTPGTPKSAILVPSEKKVAIIRTPPKSPATPKQLRLINQPLPDLKNVKSKIGSTDNIKYQPKGGQVQIVTKKIDLSHVTSKCGSLKNIRHRPGGGRVKIESVKLDFKEKAQAKVGSLDNAHHVPGGGNVKIDSQKLNFREHAKARVDHGAEIITQSPGRSSVASPRRLSNVSSSGSINLLESPQLATLAEDVTAALAKQGL
- the MAP2 gene encoding microtubule-associated protein 2 isoform X7; protein product: MADDRKDEAKAPHWTSAQLTEASAQPHPPEIKDQGGAGEGLVRSANGFPYREDEEGAFGEHGSQGTYSNTKENGINGELTSADRETAEEVSARIVQVVTAEAVAVLKGEQEKEAQPKDQPPALPLAEETANLPPSPPPSPASEQTVPVEEEETLESPMAEEEKPATLPEKECGAAKVSDQPTGLREGQVESSAEAQVVPADSAPAGAPQEKSVKEVTVTEVSPEVKTPSSAGEGLLTASKMEFHDQQELTPSPAEPLDKKEKEPETQRKPGEDLKHAALVSQLEMTETSPDKKDAQGTEEEKAPPTLFGHTLGASLEDTKPKTEPSLVVPDIGLPAEPTAAKEQKDWFIQMPTEAKKDEWGLVAPVSPGPLTPMKEKDVLEDIPKWEGKQFDSPMPSPFQGGSFTLPFDISKNEIVAAASPFAPALLQPDDQKSLEETGSPATAKDSSQVEEPQKDQPDKIAEAPAPEAVAAPKDAHVSIVEECVPEKVSGEEEGVIKEESVQIKETPTLSGQESTLAEMEPHLKLEEQTTISDKEAVPKESEPPKLIDEETNIIQPSTEHTYSKKEEMGQEPPTDILKQDSFPVSLEQAVTDSAVTTQTPEKIMTEPTALSEKSATQELFEEKVADKDHKVEVGAVTSAELDMPFYEDKSGMSKYFETSALKEEVTKSIQPVSDYYELSDTRESAQEAFDAVSPMHKDGDKTLPEEEPQPSAPAQEAGYSTLAQSHPADLPEEPSSPQERMFTIDPKVYGEKRDLHSKNKDDLTLSRSLGLGGRSAIEQRSMSINLPMSCLDSIALGFNFGRGHDLSPLASDILTNTSGSMDEGDDYLPATTPAVDKAPCFPTESKEEKEQVKEEKDTGEENARVETSCESPFLAKDYYKNGTVMAPDLPEMLDLAGTRSRLASVSADTEVARRKSVPSETVLEESSTGLPPVTDENHIIVKTDSQLEDLGYCVFNKYTVPLPSPVQDSENLSGESGSFYEGTDDKARRDLATDLSLIEVKLAAAGRVKDEVSAEKEASPPISGDKSGLSREFDQEKKANDKLDTVLEKSEEHADSKEHTKETEDAGDEVETLGLGVTQEQASARELMISKDASPVMAEKAEKVLSSVPEVAEVEPSKKAEPELDLAVKKAEQGQLDIKISDFGQMASGLHVDAGEAAELKLEATQDLAPSSTAPQEVDAFMGVESSHVKEGTKVSETEVKEKVAKPDLVHQEAVDKEESYESSGEHESLTMESLKADEGKKETSPESSLIQDEIAIKLSVEIPCAPVVSEADVAADERADVQMEFIQLPKEESQETPDISITPSDVTEQLPEAARAEPAEAQSEEEEIEARGEYDKLLFRSDTLQITDLGAPGVREEFVETCPGEHKGVIESVVTIEDDFITVVQTTTDEGESGSHSVRFAALEQPEVGRRPSPHAEEELEVEEAAEAQAEPKDGSPEAPASPEREEVGLSEYKTETYEDYRDETTIDDSIMDADSLWVDTQDDDRSIMTEQLETIPKEEKAEKEARRSSLEKHRKEKPFKTGRGRISTPERKIAKKEPSTVSRDEVRRKKAVYKKAELAKKTEVQAHSPSRKFILKPAIKYTRPTHLSCVKRKTTAAGAESPQAPSVFKQAKDKVSNSTLSKIPALQGSTKSPRCSSACPSATKRATFSDSLFTQPTSAGSTGRLPYSESGNKDGVTKSPEKRSSLPRPSSILPPRRGVSGDRDENSFSLNSSISSSARRTTRSEPIRRAGKSGTSTPTTPGSTAITPGTPPSYSSRTPGTPGTPSYPRTPHTPGTPKSAILVPSEKKVAIIRTPPKSPATPKQLRLINQPLPDLKNVKSKIGSTDNIKYQPKGGQVRILNKKIDFSKVQSRCGSKDNIKHSAGGGNVQIVTKKIDLSHVTSKCGSLKNIRHRPGGGRVKIESVKLDFKEKAQAKVGSLDNAHHVPGGGNVKIDSQKLNFREHAKARVDHGAEIITQSPGRSSVASPRRLSNVSSSGSINLLESPQLATLAEDVTAALAKQGL